A segment of the Streptosporangiales bacterium genome:
GCTCGTCGAGCCGGGCACGTCGACGTCCGCCGAGGACGCGTTCGATGCGTCGGGCTGCCTGGTGTTCCCCGGGTTCATCGACCCGCACGTGCACTCTCGCGATCCCGGCCTCACCCACAAGGAGACGTTCGCGCACTCGACGCTCGGCGCGCTGTGCGGCGGGCTGACGTCGATCCTCGAGATGCCGAACGCGATCCCTCCCGTCACCGACGCCGCGATGCTCGCCACCCGACGCGCCGAGCACGAGGCCAAGGCGTGGGTCGACTTCGGCCTGTGGGGCCTCGCGCTCGGGCCGGGGCACGCCGACGACATCGCCGGTCTGTTCTCCGCGGGCGCCGTCGGCGTGAAGCTCTTCTGGGGCTACGCGCTGCACCGGGAGACCAAGGCGCTCGTCTACAACTTCGCCGACGAGCCGCCCGAGCGCCTGCTGCTGCCGCCGGAGGCCGGTGAGGTGCGCACGCTGTTCCGCGAGGTCGCGAACGCCGGCGGCCTGCTCGCGATGCACTGCGAGGACCGGCACGTGCTCGCCCAGGCAGGCGAGGACCTCGGCCACCCGATCGAGACGTACGCCGACCTGCTCGCCGCGCGTCCCGCCGTCGCGGAGGCCGTGAGCATCGCGATCGGCGCGCAGCTCGCCGCCGAGACCGGCTGCCGCTTCCACGTCGTGCACATGGCGTCGGCCAGGGGAGCCGAGGTCGTCCGCCAGGCCAGAGCAGCGGGCGCGCCGGTGACCGCGGAGACCTGCCCGCAGTACCTCACCCTCACCGACGCCGACGCCGAGCGGCTCGGGCCGCTGCTCAAGGTCTACCCGCCCGTGCGCACCGCCACCGACCAGGAGGCGCTGTGGCATGCGGTCGCCGACGAGACGATCAGCTCGATCGGCTCCGACCACGCGCCGCACACGGTGGAGGAGAAGAGCACCGGCTTCGCCACGGCGCCGGCCGGCGGCACCGGCGTGGAGACGATCGTGCCGCTGCTCGTCGACGCCATGGTCGAGGGACGGATCAGCCCGGCACGGCTCGCCGAGATCGCGTCGACCGGCACGGCCGCGCTGTACGGGCTCTGGCCGCGCAAGGGCACGGTACGGCCAGGGGCGGACGCCGACCTGACGATCGTCGACCCGGCCGGCGAGCACGTCGTCAGCAACGAGGGACTCCACGCGCTGCACCCGGTGACCGCGTGGGACGGCCGCAAGCTGTCCGGCCGGGTGACGGCGAGCGTCCTGCGCGGGGAGCTGGCGATGCGCGACGGTGAGCCGGTGGGTGAGCGGCGTGGCCGGTTCGTGGCCGCCGACCACTCGGTGCGAAGGG
Coding sequences within it:
- a CDS encoding amidohydrolase family protein, with protein sequence MRDGEQDIERGGAAGLQGRPGVPYPPVKDSTSARERGTMQFVVRNGTVVTEGGLVAADVVCADGRISALVEPGTSTSAEDAFDASGCLVFPGFIDPHVHSRDPGLTHKETFAHSTLGALCGGLTSILEMPNAIPPVTDAAMLATRRAEHEAKAWVDFGLWGLALGPGHADDIAGLFSAGAVGVKLFWGYALHRETKALVYNFADEPPERLLLPPEAGEVRTLFREVANAGGLLAMHCEDRHVLAQAGEDLGHPIETYADLLAARPAVAEAVSIAIGAQLAAETGCRFHVVHMASARGAEVVRQARAAGAPVTAETCPQYLTLTDADAERLGPLLKVYPPVRTATDQEALWHAVADETISSIGSDHAPHTVEEKSTGFATAPAGGTGVETIVPLLVDAMVEGRISPARLAEIASTGTAALYGLWPRKGTVRPGADADLTIVDPAGEHVVSNEGLHALHPVTAWDGRKLSGRVTASVLRGELAMRDGEPVGERRGRFVAADHSVRRESLRS